A single window of Liolophura sinensis isolate JHLJ2023 chromosome 6, CUHK_Ljap_v2, whole genome shotgun sequence DNA harbors:
- the LOC135469311 gene encoding uncharacterized protein LOC135469311, which yields MVDLRPSEIYFTQRQINNRFKQGTRHAGYYIGQTLDDLCTGRCTVSDIPTINVMWEQGKWWTADNRRLWVFRQYERLGGCTTIPVIRTYWIDPRKKDSPNGGTSVVFSYGRLPGGVWYREADKQLSELKQTTKSSDRPRPIRSTEDVWSSLSHNSASVFEDQIKEHAFQYRGFGRSLEPTQQGQLTTSYPVQLETKFSRSNNTVYLKPDDLKYTKNRIKRSLEGPHGRTSLLSFCNMMLEGLVLPEDVAPAEVYDVFDDMWVVSGNRRLWAFKRAANLDPDILIPATLSKDKTEFLKNVRENNQAHLSLMDILTMGDHVIVSNGDISPQE from the coding sequence ATGGTTGACCTCAGACCATCAGAGATCTACTTTACGCAACGTCAAATAAACAATCGATTTAAACAAGGAACACGACACGCGGGTTACTACATCGGACAAACTCTGGACGATTTGTGTACGGGCAGATGTACAGTGTCTGACATACCCACGATTAACGTGATGTGGGAGCAAGGTAAATGGTGGACGGCGGATAACAGGAGACTGTGGGTGTTCCGGCAGTACGAGAGACTGGGCGGATGTACAACCATTCCCGTTATCAGGACGTATTGGATCGACCCACGAAAGAAAGATTCACCCAACGGCGGGACAAGTGTAGTTTTCAGTTATGGTCGATTACCTGGCGGCGTCTGGTACCGTGAAGCGGACAAGCAGTTGTCCGAACTCAAACAGACAACAAAATCATCAGACAGGCCGAGGCCTATTAGGTCTACAGAGGATGTCTGGTCCAGTTTGTCCCATAACTCCGCAAGTGTCTTTGAGGATCAGATCAAAGAGCATGCCTTTCAGTACAGGGGGTTCGGGCGAAGTTTGGAGCCCACGCAGCAGGGGCAGCTGACCACTTCTTATCCTGTTCAATTGGAGACGAAATTTTCACGATCGAACAATACTGTATACCTGAAACCAGACGATTTGAAATACACTAAAAATCGAATCAAACGATCGTTGGAAGGCCCACATGGTCGAACCTCCTTGTTGTCATTCTGTAACATGATGCTGGAAGGTTTGGTGTTACCGGAGGATGTAGCACCCGCTGAGGTGTATGACGTGTTCGACGATATGTGGGTGGTCAGTGGAAACAGACGGCTGTGGGCCTTCAAAAGAGCCGCAAATCTTGACCCAGACATTCTCATTCCCGCAACTCTCAGCAAGGACAAAACTGAGTTTCTGAAAAATGTGAGAGAAAATAACCAAGCTCACTTGTCCCTGATGGACATATTGACCATGGGTGACCATGTGATCGTCTCTAATGGGGACATTTCTCCCCAAGAGTAA
- the LOC135469310 gene encoding uncharacterized protein LOC135469310, which translates to MQHLRPSDIFFTQRCVSNHFKKGTAHSGYSIGLTLDDLCTGRCTVSDIPTINVMWEHGKWWTADNRRLWVFRQYERLGGCTTIPVIRTYWIDPRKKSTMNGGESVEIRNNFPGGTWWTELSGSLSTANRTPMLFGIEDKLANLSLRNNQDLRDASSVTRIRSTSPCMSTDDELFGLLRSKTSLQPRSFAMGQASTGWTRDTTEQTGVLTLQPAPASTRLIRPEMNRISAAVSRPPSFSILEPEKVKFTKRQISLSMDGRFPSAPSSVYKLWMNLVDGAVIPEYIPPIDVYQMDGNYWVVSGNKRLWAFRQAANMLPGLLIQAQVHTGDQREFLRRVNENNQSYQSLEDVLSNGDDVDIVDVA; encoded by the coding sequence ATGCAACACCTCAGGCCGTCTGACATCTTTTTTACACAACGTTGTGTAAGTAATCATTTTAAGAAAGGGACAGCGCATAGTGGTTATTCCATTGGCCTAACTCTGGACGATTTGTGTACGGGCAGATGTACAGTGTCTGACATACCCACGATTAACGTAATGTGGGAGCATGGTAAATGGTGGACAGCGGATAACAGGAGACTGTGGGTGTTCCGGCAGTACGAGAGACTGGGCGGATGTACAACCATTCCCGTTATCAGGACGTACTGGATCGACCCACGAAAGAAATCCACAATGAATGGAGGTGAAAGTGTTGAGATTCGCAACAATTTTCCAGGTGGTACATGGTGGACAGAGCTGAGTGGCTCTCTATCCACAGCCAATAGGACACCCATGCTATTTGGTATAGAGGACAAACTGGCCAATTTGTCTTTGAGGAACAACCAGGATTTAAGAGATGCAAGTTCTGTGACGAGAATCAGAAGTACATCGCCATGCATGTCAACTGATGACGAGTTGTTCGGGTTATTACGGAGCAAGACCAGCCTTCAACCTCGGTCCTTCGCTATGGGACAGGCAAGCACTGGTTGGACGAGGGACACAACTGAGCAGACAGGAGTTCTTACTCTGCAGCCAGCACCCGCGAGCACCCGCTTGATCCGGCCAGAGATGAACAGAATTTCAGCTGCTGTCAGCCGGCCTCCATCATTTTCAATTCTTGAACCTGAAAAAGTAAAGTTTACCAAGAGACAGATTAGTTTGAGTATGGATGGTCGCTTCCCCTCTGCCCCGAGCTCTGTGTACAAGCTGTGGATGAACCTGGTGGATGGGGCAGTGATTCCGGAATACATCCCACCAATAGACGTCTACCAGATGGACGGGAACTACTGGGTGGTGTCCGGCAATAAGCGGCTATGGGCCTTCAGACAGGCGGCCAACATGTTACCTGGCCTCCTGATACAGGCCCAGGTGCACACGGGTGACCAGAGGGAATTCCTGCGAAGGGTGAACGAGAACAACCAGTCGTACCAGTCTTTAGAAGATGTGCTATCTAATGGAGATGATGTGGACATTGTGGACGTGGCATAG